The genomic segment GATCGAATCATTTTAGCTCCAATTCCCATCATGTTCATTTGTGAAAGTTTAAGTTTCTTACTTCCTCTTGGCATCATAACTCCAAACATTGAATCTATTAAACCTTTTTTTACAGATACTTTTTCAGGTTTCCGTATGATGTTAAGACCCCAGAAGGTAAATAAAATAGTAACTTTACTCCCCATTGCAACTGCTCCATTTGCGATAATAAATGCCGCAATAGCTTTGTCTAAATCACCACTAAAAACTACCATTGTTTTATTATTTTTTTCCACTATATCTGAGGAACATGATTTATTTATTTTTGTAAGATTATTATTGTTTTTTTTTATAAATGCGTAAACCATACCTTTTTCTTTTCTTAAATCTATTAATTCATTATTTGTTTTATTACACCAAGATTTAATGTCCTCATAAAATCCAGGGTCAGTTGCTGTTACTTTTAATATTTGATCTTCATTTAAATCGTCAATGCTAGCTTTAACTTGAATTAGCGGTCCAGGACAACATAGTCCACAAGCATCGAGAGTTTTATCATAATTATCAACGCTTATAGCCACTTCATCCTTTATAACTTGAGTATCTGGATCTAAACTCTGATTTTTGGGTATATCCCTAATTTTAGCTTTATTTGGTTTAAAATTTAAACTTGAAGCTGATTTATATCCCCCAGTTAAGTTTTTAACCTTAAATTGTTTTTGAGCTAAAATTCTTGCAGCTACGTATCCTCTTAATCCTACCTGACAATACTCAATAATTTCTTTGTTTGTGTCAAGTTCACCAATTCTTTCTCTTAAACTATCTACAGGAATATTTATAGCGCCTTCAATATGTCCATTATTAAATTCCATTTCGGTACGAACATCTAATACCGTAACATTTTCTTTATCGTAGTCTATAAACTGATCTGTGGTTAATACATCCACTCTTCCTGCTAACACATTTTCAGCGACAAAACCGGCCATATTTACTGGATCCTTAGCAGATGAGAAAGGTGGTGCATATGAAAGTTCTAATTCAGTTAAATCAGTTACTGTTCCACCAAGTCTAATAACTGTAGCAAGTACATCTATTCTCTTGTCCACTCCATCGTAACCTACACCTTGAGCTCCGAGTATTTTACCTTCATCATTAAAAATAAGTTTTAATGTCATTGAAAGGGCTGCTGGATAATAGGAAGCATGACTTGCAGGGTGTACAAATATAACTTTATAAGGGATATTAAGTCTTGTTAAAGTTCTTTCATTATTGCCTGTACTTGCGGCTGTTAAACCAAATACCTTTATAATTGAAGTACCCTGAGTTCCCTTATATGTAGTTTTTAAACCAGCTATATTATCGGCTGCTATTCTACCTTGCTTATTTGCAGGACCAGCTAGTGGTATTGCAGTATTTGTTTTGTTTATAAAATCTACAACTTCAATAGCATCACCTACTGCAAATACTCCCTCTGCACTAGTTTCCATTTTATTATTTACTAATATATGACCCTTAGGGCCTACTTTAATACCAGCTTCTTTCGCAAATCCAGTATCAGGGAATACGCCTATTGCCAATATAATCATATCAGCGCTTAATTTTGCACCACTATTTAAAGCTATTTCAACACCATCTTCAGTATCTTTAAAGGCTTTAACTTCATCATTCAAAATTATTTCTACACCGTTATCTGAAATTTCTTTTTCGACGGTTACAACAATATCCGTGTCAAAAGGAGCCATTATATGAGGTGCTGCTTCTACTAGAGTAACCTTAAGACCTCTTTCTTTTAAGTTTTCAGCCATTTCCACACCAACATATCCTCCACCAATAACTACCGCACTATTAATACCTTTTTTATCCACATATGTTTTAATGTTATCAGTATCTGGTATATTTCTTAAAGTAAATATTCTTTTATTGTTTATACCTTCTATATTAGGTTTAATTGCTTTTGCTCCTGGTGATAACACTAAATAATCATAACTTTCTTCATAAGTGCCTTTAGCCTTACTATTAACTGTTACAACCTTTTTGCCCGTGTTAATGGAAGTTACCTCACTGTTATTTCTTACATCTATGTTAAATCTAGCTTTCATACTCTCAGGTGTTTGTACTAAAAGCTTATCTCTTTCTTTTATTACCTCACCAATATAATAAGGTAGCCCACAATTTGCAAAA from the Clostridium sp. CM027 genome contains:
- a CDS encoding CoA-disulfide reductase translates to MIKKILIVGGVAGGASAAARLRRLDENAEIIMFERDEYISFANCGLPYYIGEVIKERDKLLVQTPESMKARFNIDVRNNSEVTSINTGKKVVTVNSKAKGTYEESYDYLVLSPGAKAIKPNIEGINNKRIFTLRNIPDTDNIKTYVDKKGINSAVVIGGGYVGVEMAENLKERGLKVTLVEAAPHIMAPFDTDIVVTVEKEISDNGVEIILNDEVKAFKDTEDGVEIALNSGAKLSADMIILAIGVFPDTGFAKEAGIKVGPKGHILVNNKMETSAEGVFAVGDAIEVVDFINKTNTAIPLAGPANKQGRIAADNIAGLKTTYKGTQGTSIIKVFGLTAASTGNNERTLTRLNIPYKVIFVHPASHASYYPAALSMTLKLIFNDEGKILGAQGVGYDGVDKRIDVLATVIRLGGTVTDLTELELSYAPPFSSAKDPVNMAGFVAENVLAGRVDVLTTDQFIDYDKENVTVLDVRTEMEFNNGHIEGAINIPVDSLRERIGELDTNKEIIEYCQVGLRGYVAARILAQKQFKVKNLTGGYKSASSLNFKPNKAKIRDIPKNQSLDPDTQVIKDEVAISVDNYDKTLDACGLCCPGPLIQVKASIDDLNEDQILKVTATDPGFYEDIKSWCNKTNNELIDLRKEKGMVYAFIKKNNNNLTKINKSCSSDIVEKNNKTMVVFSGDLDKAIAAFIIANGAVAMGSKVTILFTFWGLNIIRKPEKVSVKKGLIDSMFGVMMPRGSKKLKLSQMNMMGIGAKMIRSVMKNKNISSLEDLIKSAIDSGVEVVACSMSMDVMGITKEELIDGVKIGGVGYYLGQTEDSNVNLFI